Proteins encoded within one genomic window of Streptomyces taklimakanensis:
- a CDS encoding DUF2017 domain-containing protein, whose product MAGLFEPATGVPGGAAVALDEVEISILRSLAVQLLELVGPGPGAEPAEGEERDPLAELMADGPTEPPSDPALARLFPDAYGGPGVERDEETAAAAAEFRRYTENELRARKREDGLAVVRALDSLTPAGDGGAVLTLAPEQARQWLGTLNDLRLAIGARLELATDEDGDELYALPDGDPRKPMAMAYLWLGALQESLVQTLMF is encoded by the coding sequence ATGGCGGGGCTCTTCGAACCCGCGACCGGCGTGCCCGGCGGCGCCGCCGTCGCGCTCGACGAGGTGGAGATCTCCATCCTGCGCAGCCTCGCCGTGCAGCTCCTGGAGCTGGTCGGTCCGGGCCCCGGGGCCGAGCCGGCCGAGGGCGAGGAGCGGGATCCGCTGGCCGAGCTGATGGCCGACGGCCCCACCGAGCCCCCGTCCGATCCCGCCCTGGCCCGGCTCTTCCCCGACGCCTACGGGGGTCCCGGTGTCGAACGGGACGAGGAGACGGCGGCCGCGGCCGCGGAGTTCCGCCGCTACACCGAGAACGAACTGCGCGCCCGCAAGCGCGAGGACGGCCTGGCGGTCGTGCGGGCCCTGGACTCCCTCACTCCGGCCGGCGACGGGGGAGCGGTGCTGACCCTCGCCCCCGAGCAGGCGCGGCAGTGGCTCGGCACGCTCAACGACCTGCGGTTGGCGATCGGCGCACGCCTGGAACTCGCCACCGACGAGGACGGGGACGAACTGTACGCGCTGCCGGACGGCGATCCGCGCAAACCGATGGCGATGGCGTACCTGTGGCTGGGGGCTCTGCAGGAGTCCCTGGTGCAGACGCTGATGTTCTGA
- the clpS gene encoding ATP-dependent Clp protease adapter ClpS — protein sequence MASVAPTEITRPASEEEVRPVSEPDVPWVTVVHNDPVNLMSYVTYVFQSYFGYPKEKARKLMLDVHNKGRAVVSSGTREEMERDVQAMHGYGLWATLQQDR from the coding sequence CTGGCGTCGGTCGCCCCCACCGAGATCACCCGCCCCGCGTCGGAGGAGGAGGTCCGTCCGGTCTCCGAACCGGACGTCCCCTGGGTGACGGTCGTCCACAACGACCCGGTGAACCTGATGAGCTACGTGACCTACGTGTTCCAGAGCTACTTCGGGTACCCGAAGGAGAAGGCCAGGAAGCTGATGCTGGACGTCCACAACAAGGGGCGCGCGGTCGTCTCCAGCGGGACCCGCGAGGAGATGGAGCGCGACGTGCAGGCCATGCACGGGTACGGCCTGTGGGCCACCCTCCAGCAGGACCGCTGA